The following are encoded together in the Ranitomeya imitator isolate aRanImi1 chromosome 4, aRanImi1.pri, whole genome shotgun sequence genome:
- the LOC138674781 gene encoding olfactory receptor 6B9-like, translating into MDPGLEEQEGRKDKNLTRMMKIFSCRWRLLTYSLTMKNKRTMETPDVNNLTDIKEFVLLGFQGSSQLRIVLFCVLLVIFLVTIYGNLLIITLVSTSKNLHTPMYFFISQLSISDILLISDIAPNILYVLMNKGGTIAFIGCMTQIYFFSATESFECLLLTVMCYDRYVAICNPLRYTSIMTSGNCVILSISSWLLSFFASLIYIIIISRLKFCGTNVIDHLFCDLVPLQDIACSDTFPVKLQMYLLSIPLLIIPSIIFIVSYVKIIRAILQISSNISRQKAFSTCSSHLTVVSIFYTTLFSVYILPKSEQTSDINKITSLQYTVFTPLINPIIYSFRNKDIKGNLRLPKCFFKWQARL; encoded by the exons GAAAGATAAG AATctgaccaggatgatgaagatcttCTCTTGCAGGTGGAGACTCCTCACTTATTCCCTCACGATGAAAAATAAGAGGACCATGGAAACGCCTGAT GTGAACAATCTGACTGATATTAAAGAGTTTGTACTCTTAGGTTTTCAAGGCAGTTCACAGCTAAGAATTGTACTCTTCTGTGTACTTCTTGTGATATTCTTGGTGACAATATATGGGAATCTCCTGATCATCACCCTGGTGTCCACCAGCAAGAACCTCCACACTCCAATGTacttcttcatctcacaactgTCCATCAGTGACATCTTACTGATTTCAGATATTGCCCCCAACATTCTCTACGTTTTAATGAATAAAGGAGGGACCATTGCTTTTATTGGTTGCATGACCCAAATTTATTTCTTTAGTGCCACAGAATCATTTGAATGCCTTCTCCTCACGGTGATGTGTTATGACAGATATGTGGCCATCTGTAATCCCCTCCGTTATACCTCTATAATGACAAGTGGAAATTGTGTGATATTGTCCATCAGTTCTTGGTTGCTCAGTTTCTTTGCGTCACTCATTTACATTATAATAATATCCAGGTTAAAGTTCTGTGGGACTAATGTTATTGACCATCTATTCTGTGATCTTGTTCCCTTACAAGACATTGCATGTTCGGACACTTTTCCTGTAAAACTACAAATGTATTTATTAAGTATTCCACTGTTGATTATTCCCAGCATAATATTTATTGTTAGCTACGTGAAGATTATCCGTGCCATTTTACAGATTTCATCTAATATCAGTagacagaaagccttctccacctgcagTTCCCACCTCACCGTGGTCTCCATATTTTACACCACTCTTTTCAGTGTGTATATTCTTCCAAAAAGTGAACAAACATCAGATATTAATAAAATCACATCCCTTCAATACACTGTATTTACCCCCTTGATTAATCCCATTATTTATAGTTTTAGAAATAAAGACATTAAAGGTAATCTTCGACTTCCCAAATGTTTTTTCAAATGGCAAGCACGGTTATGA